Proteins encoded together in one Ipomoea triloba cultivar NCNSP0323 chromosome 4, ASM357664v1 window:
- the LOC116017660 gene encoding protein SPIRRIG-like: MKWATLLKDFKEKVGLSHSSSAVSSSSISSSSSFRESYASPVNQDFIFSPSRGKRELELDFRRYWEEFHSSSSEKEKEKALIMTVDAFCKLVKNQADVAQLITKLVETHIFSFVVGRTFVTDIEKLKLSSKTRSLEVEKVLSFFSEITKDGINLGANLLYAVEVLVSGPTDKQSLLDSGILCCLIHILNSLLGLNEGHLRQNVGSDKEPVMAERNLRGDTGSVCWLEVEESIVHIMKALCSHPFAAQSLIEDNSLQLLFQMVADGSFIAFSRYKEGLVSLHTLQLHRHAMQVLGLLLANDNGSTVKYIHKHLLIKVLLLAVKDFTPDCGDSAYTMGIVDLLLECVELSYRPGAGGIRLKEDIHNAHGYQFLVQFALALSKGQSYYSKSLTDQELAAEASPQNVCPTLSRLLDVLISLAQTGPALKTSKSSHANPTGHNRSRTSSYDQISVEFCEKDNGQIKDLEAVQMLQDIFLKADSRELQVEVLNRMFKIFSSHVENYKLCQELRTVPLFILNMDDLPPSLQEIILKILEYAVTVVNCIPEQELLALCCLLQQAITSELKHTILSFFIKLLSFDQQYKKVLREVGVLEVLLDDLKQHKFLSGVEHNNAECSSPEIKSSSSSFNKHMDNKDSIISSPKLLESSFRKLLLFEVESITTIAWDCMASLLKKAEANQASFRSANGVTTILPFLASNIHRPGVLRVMSCLIIEDVAQSHPEELGAVVDILKNGMVTSALGSQYRIQDDAKCDIFGALWRILGVSSSAQRIFGEATGFSLLFTTLQSFQSGELTNQSYLAIYVKVFTYLLRVMTSAVCNNAANRTKLQTIISSLTFYDLLSETGIICVDFERQVVHLLLELALEIVIPPFMMSEGATLPRVNQNESTCFLLVTHSGSLVPDKEWIFNAGAVKVLLRALLLFTPKLQLEVLSFIDKLACASSFNKENLTSVGCVELLLEMIYPFLSGSSPLLLHALKIIEVLGAYRLSASELRVIVRYILQTRLATSGRFLVDMMEKLILKEDMTSEDVALAPFIEIDMSKTGHASIHVPLGERSWPPAAGYSFVCWFQFRKFFKSLAMEAEASTVGYSKTQTLADGQHHEPHVLQLFSVGAADSSTAFYAALHLQEDGILTLATSSSFSLSFSGLEMEEGRWHHLAVVHSKPNALAGFFQSSVAYVYLNGKLRHTGRLGYSPSPAGKALQVVIGTPVPCSRVSDLSWKLRSCYLFEEVLSPGSICFMYILGRGYRGLFQDTNLLQFVPDQACGGGSMAILDSLDADLPLTSHAQKPENAGKQGSFNAECSGFVWDFEQLGNLSLQLSGKKLIFAFEGTCTELPRASGAVSVVNLVDPTSAAASPIGGIPRIGRLVGDVYICKQCVIGDTIRPIGGIAVVLCLVEAAETRGMLHMALTLLACALRQNPRNLSEMQQLRGYHLLALFLHRRMSLFDMQSLEIFFKIAACEASFSEQKKFETTDKTLSTVSAINEVSIEDLSLSKFHEDFSSVGSHGDMDDFSAAKDSFSPTSDIENTVVPTETSNCLVLSNADMVEHVLLDWTVWVTAPIPIQIALIGFLEHLVSVHWYRKHNLTILRRINLVQHLLVTLQRGDVEVPVLEKLVVLLGLILEDGFLPSEIDWVVGFAIMTFNPPELISRHQINRESMGKHVIVRNMLLEMFIDLQVTIKSEDLLEQWYKIVSSKLITYFLDEAVHPTSMRWVMTLFGVCLASYPAFALKFRSSGGYQGLARVLHCFYDTPDIYYILFCLIFGKSVYPRLPEVRMLDFHALMPSDENYGELRFTELLESVITMEKATFDRLSMQSMLAHQTGNLSQISVGIVAELADGSVDCSGELQGEALVHKTYAARLMGGEASAPAAATSVLRFMVDLAKMSHPFSMVCRRAEFLESCIALYFSCVRAAQAVKMAKQLSVSIEEKNLNDGDETNSSHNMFSSLAHEQEQSMNASISLVSFPQGHANNSEDIPVVPKNVSKDKSECTIAATQNDLSKEMKNDSQPNLTIDDQVADKVSTAPSSSNDFSLCDKNTPDLIYQTNSQSSPSFTTFESPIVSEKSNTRLPPPSSSSPVNALTSMLGNTIHNENKGQIASSPSTDSAASSFNGVHSSSDTRSSSHGQLAANEIPFTISSKLLLEVDYSGYGGGPCSAGATAVLDFMAEVVSGLVTEQMKAMPFIEGILESVPLDVDAESVLVFQGLWLTTLMNFLERRLLRDDEESEKKLDKSRWSLNLDALCWMIVDRVYMGAFPRPSSVLKALEFLLSMLQLANKDGRVEEAAPIGKGLLSIGRGGKQLDAYIHAILKNMNRMILFCFFPSFLTSIGEDELLSRIGLQTESNKRLPVNSTSEDVGVDICTVLQLLVANRQIIFCPSNIDTDLNCCLCVNLISLLHDHRRIVKNMAVDILKYLLVHRKAAFEDLLVYKPNRGITIDVLHGGFDKLLTGNLSAFFEWLPNFQLEVNKVLEQSAAAAWVQYISASKKFPGARIKGMDSRRKRDMGRKLKDCTKSDDRHWDQINEQRVALELVRDRVATELRVIRQDKYGWVLHAESEWQTHVQQLVHERGIFPICKSSTDEEPEWQLCPIEGPYRMRKKFERCKLKYDTIQNVLNGQFELVELELPKEKSENELNASDTESDHFFNFLNGNPQRYSFGGELYSGSIIKDSDDFKDATSSKAGWNDDRDSSVNEASISSAVEFGESSAVSTRKAESVHGRSEHGSPMHSLLEKVDEVKVPEDRSDKELNDNGEYLIRPYLEPVEKIKCKYNCERVVGLDKHDGIFLIGELSLYVIENFYIDESGCIFEKESEDDLSVIDQALGVQKDFSCSMDSHSKSSSSWAATAKAYVGGRAWAYDGAWGREKVGTSGNVPHLWRMWNLDSVHEILKRDYQLRPVAIEIFSMDGCNDLLVFHKKEREEVFKHLVAMNLPRNNILDATISGSAKQENNEGSRLFKVMAKSFSKRWQSGEISNFQYLMHLNTLAGRGYSDLTQYPVFPWVLADYDSENINLSDPKTFRRLDKPMGCQTAQGEEEFRKRYESWDDPEVPKFHYGSHYSSAGIVLFYLIRLPPFSIENKKLQGGQFDHADRLFNSIRDTWSSAARKGNTSDVKELIPEFFYLPEFLENRFNLDLGEKQSGEKVHDTVLPLWAKGSAREFIRKHREALESDYVSENLHHWIDLIFGYKQRGKAAEKAVNVFYHYTYEGSVDIDSVTDPAMKASILAQINHFGQTPKQLFLKPHVKRRTDRKLPRHLLKHSLYLVPHEIRKSSSSISQIVTLNDKVLVAGANTFLKPRKYTKYVAWGFPDRSLRFMSYDQDRLLSSHENLHGGNQIQCVSATHDGNILVTGGDEGLVCIWRIGTDGPRELRHLLLEKALCAHTGKITCLHVSQPYMMIVSGSDDCSVIVWDLSSMVFVRQLPEFPSPVSAIYVNDLTGEIVTAAGIMLAVWSINGDCLAVVNTSQLPSDSILSLAGCSFSDWLETNWYASGHQSGAVKVWKMVHCSTEESAQSNPTCGLSLGNRLPEYRLNLHKVLKSHKHPVTALHLTSDMKYLFSGDHGGSLHLWTLQEESMKSAASRG; this comes from the exons ATGAAATGGGCAACATTGCTTAAAGACTTCAAGGAAAAGGTCGGCTTGTCTCATTCTTCATCTGCTGTTTCATCCTCTTCGATTTCTTCTTCCTCGTCCTTTCGGGAGAGCTATGCTTCTCCAGTCAATCAGGACTTCATATTTTCGCCTTCAAG AGGCAAACGGGAACTGGAATTGGACTTCAGGAGATATTGGGAAGAGTTCCACTCTTCAAGTTCGGAAAAG gaaaaggaaaaagccTTGATTATGACTGTTGATGCTTTCTGTAAATTAGTGAAGAATCAGGCAGATGTAGCTCAATTAATTACCAA GTTAGTAGAAACACATATATTTTCCTTTGTTGTGGGAAGAACATTTGTAACAGATATTGAAAAATTGAAGCTTAGCAGCAAAACCAGATCTTTGGAAGTTGAGAAAGTCTTGAGCTTTTTCTCTGAAATCACAAAG GATGGTATTAACCTTGGTGCAAATTTATTATATGCAGTGGAGGTCCTTGTTTCTGGG CCCACTGATAAGCAGTCTCTACTTGATTCTGGAATCCTGTGCTGTCTCATTCATATTCTCAATTCTCTTCTTGGTCTCAATGAGGGTCATTTGAGGCAAAATGTTGGCAGTGATAAGGAACCAGTAATGGCAGAGAGAAATCTTCGTGGTGACACTGGTTCAGTGTGTTGGCTTGAG GTAGAGGAAAGTATTGTGCATATTATGAAGGCATTGTGTAGCCACCCTTTTGCTGCTCAAAGTTTGATAGAGGACAACTCTCTTCAGCTACTATTCCAAATGGTTGCCGATGGATCTTTTATTGCCTTTTCTCGATATAAGGAAGGCCTTGTGTCATTGCACACTCTTCAGCTTCACAGACATGCTATGCAG GTACTTGGTCTTCTTTTGGCTAATGACAATGGCAGCACTGTCAAGTACATACACAAGCATCTTCTG ATAAAAGTACTTCTACTGGCTGTGAAGGATTTTACTCCTGATTGTGGAGATTCTGCCTACACAATGGGCATAGTAGACTTGCTTCTTGAATGTGTTGAATTGTCATACAGGCCAG GGGCTGGTGGTATCAGGCTCAAAGAGGATATCCATAATGCTCACGGTTATCAATTCCTTGTTCAGTTTGCTTTAGCACTTTCTAAGGGTCAAAGTTACTATTCAAAGTCTCTTACGGATCAAGAGCTTGCTGCAGAGGCTTCTCCGCAGAATGTCTGTCCTACGCTGTCTCGGTTGCTTGATGTTCTTATTAGTCTTGCTCAAACTGGTCCAGCTTTGAAAACTTCCAAAAGTTCTCATGCCAATCCTACTGGGCATAACAGAAGTCGTACCTCATCATATGACCAAATTAGCGTTGAATTTTGTGAGAAGGATAATGGCCAAATTAAAGATCTAGAAGCTGTCCAAATGTTGCAAGACATTTTCCTGAAAGCTGATAGTAGGGAGCTGCAGGTTGAAGTCCTCAACAggatgtttaaaattttttcaagtcatgttgaaaattacaaattgtgTCAGGAGTTGCGAACAGTACCCCTCTTTATCCTTAATATGGATGATTTACCTCCATCTTTGCAAgagataattttgaaaattcttGAATATGCTGTGACCGTGGTGAATTGCATACCTGAACAGGAGTTGCTTGCACTTTGTTGTTTATTGCAGCAGGCAATCACTTCTGAATTGAAGCATACTATCTTATCATTCTTCATAAAACTTTTATCTTTTGATCAACAGTACAAGAAAGTACTGAGAGAAGTTGGTGTATTAGAGGTTCTTTTAGATGATTTGAAGCAGCATAAGTTTCTTTCTGGTGTAGAGCATAACAATGCTGAATGTAGTTCACCGGAGATAAAATCAAGCTCAAGCAGCTTCAATAAACACATGGACAATAAGGATTCAATCATTTCTTCACCCAAATTGCTGGAATCTAGTTTTCGAAAACTCCTTCTCTTTGAAGTAGAAAGCATAACAACAATTGCTTGGGACTGCATGGCCTCTTTATTGAAGAAAGCAGAAGCAAATCAAGCATCATTTCGCTCAGCTAATGGGGTGACCACTATACTTCCTTTCTTGGCATCTAATATTCATCGTCCAGGTGTCCTTCGAGTGATGTCATGCTTAATAATTGAAGACGTTGCACAG TCTCATCCCGAAGAGTTGGGAGCAGTggttgacattttaaaaaatggaatGGTTACAAGTGCTTTGGGATCTCAATATAGAATTCAAGATGATGCAAAATGTGATATATTTGGAGCTTTGTGGCGCATCCTAGGAGTCAGTAGTTCAGCTCagaggatctttggtgaagcaACTGGGTTTTCTCTTCTATTTACCACACTCCAATCTTTTCAAAGTGGCGAACTTACAAATCAGTCTTATTTAGCCATTTATGTTAAGGTGTTTACTTATCTGTTACGTGTGATGACAAGTGCAGTTTGTAATAATGCTGCTAACAGGacaaaattgcaaacaatcATATCTTCCCTTACATTTTATGATCTCCTCTCGGAGACTGGAATAAtttgtgttgattttgaacGGCAAGTTGTACATCTGTTATTGGAACTTGCTCTTGAGATAGTGATTCCACCATTCATGATGTCAGAAGGTGCAACACTGCCGCGTGTTAATCAAAATGAGTCTACATGTTTTCTTCTTGTTACGCATTCTGGTTCTCTTGTTCCTGACAAGGAATGGATTTTTAATGCTGGTGCTGTTAAAGTGCTATTACGTGCACTGTTGCTCTTTACtccaaaattgcaattagagGTATTAAGCTTCATTGACAAACTTGCTTGTGCTAGCTCCTTCAACAAGGAAAACCTCACATCTGTAG GTTGTGTGGAACTCCTACTTGAGATGATATACCCGTTCCTATCAGGCTCATCACCACTACTATTGCATGCTTTGAAAATCATTGAGGTCCTTGGGGCATATAG GCTATCAGCGTCTGAACTTCGAGTCATTGTTAGATACATTCTGCAAACGAGACTTGCTACATCTGGTCGTTTTCTTGTAGATATGATGGAAAAATTGATTCTTAAGGAGGATATGACTTCAGAAGATGTTGCTTTAGCACCATTTATTGAGATTGACATGAGCAAAACAGGGCATGCTTCAATTCATGTGCCGCTTGGGGAAAGGTCTTGGCCCCCTGCTGCTGGTTATTCTTTTGTCTGTTGGTTTCAATTTCGGAAATTTTTCAAATCACTGGCAATGGAAGCAGAAGCTTCAACTGTTGGATATTCTAAAACACAGACCCTAGCTGATGGTCAACATCATGAGCCACATGTTTTGCAGTTGTTTTCTGTTGGAGCTGCAGACAGTTCAACTGCTTTCTATGCAGCACTTCATCTTCAGGAGGATGGAATCCTTACTCTTGCTACCAGTAGCTCTTTTTCCTTGTCATTTTCTGGGTTGGAAATGGAGGAAGGTAGGTGGCATCACCTGGCTGTTGTGCATAGTAAACCAAATGCCTTGGCGGGATTCTTCCAATCTAGTGTTGCTTATGTATATCTTAATGGGAAACTAAGACACACAGGGAGACTGGGGTATTCTCCATCTCCAGCTGGAAAGGCTCTACAGGTAGTTATTGGAACACCAGTTCCTTGTTCTAGGGTTAGTGACTTGTCATGGAAGCTTAGATCTTGCTATCTTTTTGAAGAGGTTCTTTCACCTGGTTCTATCTGTTTTATGTACATTCTTGGAAGAGGATATAGGGGCCTCTTCCAGGACACTAATCTGTTGCAATTTGTTCCTGATCAAGCCTGTGGTGGGGGCAGTATGGCTATTCTTGATTCTTTGGATGCTGACTTGCCTTTGACTTCCCATGCACAAAAGCCTGAAAATGCTGGCAAACAAGGGAGTTTCAATGCTGAGTGTAGTGGTTTTGTTTGGGATTTTGAACAATTAGGTAATCTTTCGCTACAGCTTTCTGGCAAGAAGCTCATATTTGCTTTTGAGGGAACATGCACAGAACTTCCTCGAGCATCTGGAGCTGTGTCTGTGGTCAATCTAGTTGATCCAACATCAGCTGCAGCCTCTCCTATTGGGG GTATACCACGCATTGGGCGGCTTGTTGGGGATGTCTATATTTGCAAACAATGTGTCATTGGTGATACTATTCGCCCTATTGGTGGCATCGCCGTTGTTCTATGTCTTGTTGAAGCTGCTGAGACTAGGGGTATGTTGCATATGGCTTTGACCTTACTTGCTTGTGCTCTTCGTCAGAATCCTCGAAACTTGAGTGAGATGCAGCAACTTAGAGGATACCATCTCCTTGCTCTCTTTCTGCACAGAAGAATGTCATTGTTTGATATGCAATCACTTGAGATCTTTTTCAAAATTGCTGCTTGTGAGGCCTCTTTTTCTGAACAAAAAAAGTTTGAGACTACTGATAAGACTCTATCAACTGTCTCAGCCATCAATGAAGTCAGTATTGAGGATCTTAGCTTGTCAAAATTCCACGAAGACTTTTCTTCTGTAGGATCCCACGGAGATATGGATGATTTTTCTGCTGCAAAAGATTCTTTCAGTCCTACTTCAGATATTGAAAACACTGTCGTACCTACTGAAACTTCTAATTGCCTTGTCCTGTCAAATGCTGACATGGTTGAGCATGTATTGTTGGACTGGACTGTCTGGGTAACAGCCCCAATACCAATTCAAATTGCTTTAATTGGCTTTCTTGAGCATTTAGTTTCAGTGCATTGGTATAGGAAACACAACCTCACTATTCTCCGTAGAATTAACCTAGTTCAGCATTTACTTGTAACTCTGCAAAGAGGTGATGTTGAAGTTCCTGTGTTAGAGAAATTAGTTGTACTATTAGGATTAATTTTAGAAGACGGTTTTCTTCCCTCAGAAATAGATTGGGTGGTTGGGTTTGCGATTATGACCTTCAATCCCCCAGAGCTGATATCACGTCACCAAATCAATAGAGAGTCTATGGGGAAGCATGTTATTGTAAGAAATATGTTGCTTGAGATGTTTATTGATCTACAAGTGACAATTAAATCAGAGGATTTGCTTGAACAGTGGTATAAAATTGTTTCTTCAAAACTAATAACCTACTTCCTTGATGAAGCAGTGCATCCTACAAGTATGAGATGGGTCATGACTCTTTTTGGTGTGTGTCTTGCATCTTATCCTGCATTTGCACTTAAATTTCGTTCAAGTGGAGGTTACCAAGGTTTGGCTAGAGTGCTCCACTGCTTCTATGATACCcctgatatatattatattttgttctgTCTGATATTTGGCAAGTCAGTATATCCAAGACTACCTGAAGTACGCATGTTGGACTTTCATGCTCTTATGCCTAGTGATGAAAATTATGGAGAACTGAGATTTACAGAGTTGTTGGAATCTGTGATCACCATGGAAAAAGCAACTTTTGATAGGTTGTCTATGCAGTCAATGCTTGCCCATCAAACGGGCAATCTTTCACAAATCAGTGTTGGCATTGTTGCAGAGCTTGCAGATGGTAGTGTGGACTGCTCAGGAGAACTTCAAGGTGAAGCCCTTGTGCACAAAACTTATGCTGCGCGGTTAATGGGTGGAGAGGCTTCAGCCCCTGCTGCTGCTACCTCGGTCCTTAGGTTCATGGTTGATCTGGCAAAAATGTCTCATCCATTTTCAATGGTTTGCCGACGTGCTGAGTTTCTTGAAAGTTGTATTGCTCTATATTTTTCTTGTGTCAG GGCTGCACAAGCAGTGAAAATGGCAAAACAGCTCTCTGTATCTATTGAAGAAAAGAACCTGAATGATGGTGATGAAACTAATAGCTCCCATAATATGTTCTCTAGCTTGGCTCATGAACAGGAACAGTCAATGAATGCCTCTATAAGTTTGGTAAGCTTTCCTCAAGGACATGCCAACAACTCTGAGGATATTCCAGTGGTGCCAAAGAATGTAAGCAAAGATAAAAGTGAGTGCACAATTGCTGCAACCCAAAATGATTTGAGCAAAGAGATGAAGAATGATTCACAACCTAATCTGACTATAGATGATCAAGTGGCTGACAAGGTCTCCACTGCTCCTTCCAGCAGCAATGACTTCAGCTTGTGTGATAAAAACACGCCAGATCTTATCTATCAAACAAATTCACAAAGTTCTCCATCCTTCACGACTTTTGAATCCCCTATCGTATCTGAGAAATCTAATACCAGACTTCCACCACCATCTTCTTCGTCACCAGTAAATGCATTGACATCTATGCTAGGGAATACTATTCACAATGAGAATAAAGGCCAAATAGCTTCCTCTCCATCTACAGATTCTGCTGCATCATCTTTCAATGGAGTTCATTCTTCTTCAGACACAAGGTCCAGTTCTCATGGACAACTGGCTGCAAATGAAATACCATTCACTATTAGCTCAAAATTGCTCCTTGAAGTTGATTATTCAGGCTATGGTGGTGGTCCCTGCTCTGCTGGAGCTACTGCTGTTTTAGACTTTATGGCAGAAGTTGTGTCTGGTTTGGTGACTGAACAAATGAAAGCTATGCCTTTTATTGAGGGTATTCTAGAGAGTGTTCCATTAGATGTTGATGCTGAATCTGTTCTGGTCTTTCAGGGACTGTGGCTTACTACATTAATGAACTTCCTTGAAAGGCGTCTCTTGCGTGATGATGAGGAAAGTGAGAAAAAGCTGGATAAAAGCCGTTGGTCTTTGAATTTAGATGCATTATGCTGGATGATCGTGGATAGGGTGTATATGGGAGCTTTCCCCCGACCTTCCAGTGTGTTGAAGGCTCTGGAATTCTTATTGTCTATGCTACAATTGGCAAACAAAGATGGTCGTGTTGAAGAAGCAGCTCCAATTGGAAAAGGGCTCCTATCTATTGGAAGAGGAGGCAAGCAACTTGATGCTTATATACATGCAATTTTGAAGAATATGAATAGAATGATTTTGTTCTGTTTCTTTCCATCATTCTTGACCAGCATAGGAGAAGATGAATTGCTTTCACGTATAGGTTTGCAAACTGAATCAAATAAAAGACTGCCTGTGAACTCAACATCAGAAGATGTTGGGGTTGATATTTGCACGGTTTTACAGCTCCTAGTTGCTAACAGGCAGATAATATTCTGTCCAAGCAATATTGACACTGATCTAAATTGCTGCCTTTGTGTAAATCTAATTTCCCTTCTTCATGATCATAGAAGGATTGTAAAAAACATGGCTGTTGATATCCTCAAATATTTGCTGGTGCACCGCAAGGCTGCATTTGAAGACTTGCTTGTTTATAAACCAAACCGAGGAATTACTATTGATGTTCTACATGGTGGTTTTGACAAACTTTTGACTGGAAACTTGTCTGCCTTTTTTGAGTGGCTTCCTAATTTTCAACTAGAGGTTAATAAAGTATTGGAACAGTCTGCTGCCGCTGCATGGGTTCAGTATATCTCAGCATCAAAGAAGTTTCCTGGAGCAAGGATTAAAGGCATGGATAGTCGCCGAAAGAGAGACATGGGGAGAAAATTAAAGGACTGTACGAAATCGGATGACAGACACTGGGACCAGATTAATGAACAAAGAGTTGCACTTGAATTAGTTCGTGACAGAGTGGCTACTGAATTAAGAGTTATCCGGCAGGATAAGTATGGATGGGTACTGCATGCTGAAAGTGAGTGGCAAACTCATGTTCAACAACTTGTACATGAGAGGGGGATATTTCCAATATGTAAATCCTCCACAGATGAAGAACCTGAATGGCAACTTTGCCCCATTGAAGGTCCTTATAGGATGCGCAAGAAATTTGAGAGGTGCAAATTGAAATATGATACTATCCAGAATGTTTTGAATGGTCAGTTTGAGTTAGTCGAACTAGAACTGCCCAAAGAGAAGAGTGAAAATGAACTCAATGCCTCTGATACTGAATCAGATCACTTCTTCAATTTTCTGAATGGCAATCCTCAACGATATAGCTTTGGTGGTGAGCTTTACAGTGGATCAATTATCAAAGATTCAGATGATTTCAAGGATGCAACTTCCAGCAAAGCTGGATGGAATGATGATCGTGATAGCAGTGTAAATGAAGCCAGTATCAGCTCTGCTGTTGAATTTGGTGAATCCAGTGCAGTCTCCACCCGAAAAGCTGAGAGTGTACATGGGAGGTCTGAACATGGATCTCCAATGCATTCTTTATTAGAAAAAGTTGATGAAGTTAAGGTGCCAGAGGACAGATCAGATAAAGAGTTAAATGATAATGGTGAATACTTGATTAGACCTTACCTGGAGCCTGTTGAGAAgataaaatgtaaatataactgtGAAAGAGTTGTGGGTCTTGATAAGCATGATGGCATTTTCCTGATTGGAGAGCTATCCCTGTATGTCATTGAGAACTTTTACATTGATGAGTCTGGATGTATATTTGAAAAAGAGAGCGAAGATGACCTCTCAGTTATTGATCAGGCTTTGGGTGTACAGAAGGACTTCTCTTGTAGCATGGATTCACATTCCAAGTCAAGTTCCTCATGGGCTGCAACAGCGAAAGCCTACGTTGGGGGTAGAGCATGGGCATATGATGGTGCATGGGGAAGGGAAAAGGTTGGAACTAGTGGTAATGTGCCTCATCTTTGGCGTATGTGGAATCTGGATAGTGTCCATGAAATTTTGAAACGTGATTACCAACTCCGTCCTGTTGCCATTGAGATCTTTAGCATGGATGGTTGTAATGATCTATTGGTTTTCCACAAAAAGGAGAGAGAAGAGGTTTTCAAACATTTAGTTGCGATGAATCTTCCAAGAAACAACAT ATTGGATGCAACAATTTCAGGATCAGCAAAGCAGGAAAACAATGAAGGCAGTCGCCTTTTTAAGGTGATGGCAAAATCCTTCTCAAAGAGGTGGCAAAGTGGAGAAATTAGCAATTTCCAATACCTCATGCATCTCAACACCCTCGCAGGTCGTGGATACAGTGACCTTACCCAGTATCCAGTGTTCCCCTGGGTTCTAGCGGATTATGATAGTGAGAATATAAACCTGTCAGATCCTAAAACTTTCCGTAGGCTTGACAAGCCAATGGGTTGCCAAACAGCACAGGGGGAAGAAGAGTTCAGAAAAAG ATATGAGAGCTGGGATGATCCAGAGGTACCCAAATTCCACTATGGCTCTCACTATTCTAGTGCTGGAATTGTCCTCTTCTACCTCATCCGCCTTCCACCTTTCAGTATTGAGAATAAAAAATTGCAGGGTGGACAGTTTGACCATGCAGATCGTCTTTTCAACAGTATAAGGGATACATGGTCAAGTGCTGCTAGGAAAGGCAACACTTCGGATGTTAAGGAACTCATTCCAGAATTCTTCTATTTGCCCGAATTCCTTGAAAACAGGTTTAATCTTGACTTGGGTGAGAAACAATCAGGGGAAAAG GTTCACGATACCGTTTTGCCTCTATGGGCAAAAGGTAGTGCTAGAGAGTTTATCAGAAAGCATAGGGAAGCACTGGAGTCTGATTATGTTTCAGAAAATCTTCACCACTGGATAGACCTTATCTTTGGCTATAAGCAGAGGGGAAAG GCTGCTGAAAAAGCTGTAAATGTTTTCTATCATTATACTTATGAAGGAAGTGTGGACATTGACTCTGTAACTGATCCGGCAATGAAGGCTTCAATTCTTGCTCAAATTAACCACTTTGGACAAACGCCAAAACAATTGTTCCTCAAGCCCCACGTGAAAAGGAGAACTGATAGAAAGCTTCCTCGTCATTTATTGAAGCATTCTTTGTATCTTGTTCCTCATGAAATCCGTAAAAGCTCATCTTCTATATCTCAAATTGTAACCTTGAATGATAAAGTTCTTGTGGCAGGAGCAAATACATTCCTAAAGCCTAGAAAATATACTAAGTATGTTGCATGGGGATTTCCTGACCGTAGTTTGAGATTTATGAGCTATGATCAAGATAGGCTTCTTTCTTCTCATGAGAATCTTCATGGAGGCAACCAGATACAATGTGTTAGTGCTACTCATGATGGTAATATTCTGGTTACAGGAGGTGATGAAGGATTGGTATGTATTTGGAGAATAGGCACAGATGGCCCTCGTGAACTAAGACACTTACTGTTGGAGAAGGCACTTTGTGCACATACAGGCAAAATCACATGCCTTCATGTAAGCCAGCCTTACATGATGATAGTAAGCGGATCAGATGACTGTTCTGTAATCGTATGGGATCTTAGCTCCATGGTTTTTGTTCGTCAGCTTCCTGAGTTTCCTTCACCGGTTTCAGCTATCTATGTTAACGACCTGACAGGGGAAATTGTAACTGCTGCTGGTATTATGCTTGCTGTTTGGAGCATCAACGGGGACTGTCTTGCAGTCGTCAACACGTCACAGCTTCCATCAGATTCCATTCTCTCCCTAGCAGGTTGCTCGTTTTCCGATTGGCTTGAAACGAACTGGTACGCCTCTGGTCACCAGAGTGGAGCCGTTAAGGTCTGGAAAATGGTACACTGCTCCACCGAGGAGTCTGCCCAGAGTAATCCAACATGCGGTTTATCACTTGGAAATAGACTGCCTGAATACAGGTTGAACCTTCACAAAGTGCTAAAGAGTCATAAGCATCCTGTCACCGCTCTCCACCTCACTAGTGACATGAAATATTTATTCAGTGGAGATCATGGAGGGAGCTTGCATTTGTGGACTCTCCAAGAAGAGAGCATGAAATCTGCAGCCAGTCGTGGGTAG